A stretch of DNA from Synechococcus sp. MU1617:
CTGGGCAGCCATGGTGCTGGTGGAGTGCTGTTTCTGGAACGCCATCTCCGCCTCTCCATGGGCAAAGGTGGATTCGTGGATCAGCAGGTCCGCCCCACGGGCAAGCTCCACGGCCGCCTCGCAGAACACGGTGTCGGTGCAATAGACGACGCTCACACCGGGCCGTTCCTCGCCGCAGAGGCTGGTGCCGTCGATGCTGCGACCGTCCTCAAGGGTCACCGTTTCACCCCGCTTCAACTGGGCGTAGATAGGCCCGGGCGGGATGTTCAGTTCCCGTGCTTTCTCAATGTCGAAGCGACCGGCCAGGGGCTTCTGTTCGATGCGATAGGCGTAGGCCGGCACACGGTGGGTGAGTGGGGTGCAGCGCACCGTGAAGTCGTCGTCCTCGAACAGCAGCGTGCCCTGCTCAGCTGCATCCCTGACCCGGTGGACGGTGAGGGGATAGCCGATGCGGGTGGAGCTTGTACGCAGCACACCGCTGAGGTAGCTCTCCAACGGGTCCGGCCCGTAGAGATCCACCCCTGCGGGGCTGCTGCCGGCGAGTCCGAGGCTGGCGAGGAGTCCTGGCAGGCCGAACACATGGTCGCCATGCATGTGGGTGATGAACACACGGCGCAGCTGCGACAGCCGCAGATCACTGCGCAAAAACTGATGTTGGGTGCCCTCGCCGCAGTCGAACAGCCACATCTCCGAGCGCTGCGGCAAGCGCAGAGCCACGGCTGAAACGTTGCGGGCCCGGGTGGGCACCCCAGAACTCGTGCCGAGAAAAGTGACCTGCAAGGCCGGTGCTCCTCAGGGCTCATGCTGCCATCTGGCTGAACCCAGGAACAGGCGGCACACTGGGACGCCCTTCGATCTCCAGCGTGCGCCGCGCCTTCGTTGCCGTCGGGCTGGTGCTCGTCGCTGTGATCGCTCCATCGCCGATGGCGCTGGCCCGCGGCCGCGAGCCGCAGATGCGCGTGTTGCTGCTGGAGAACAACCAGGTCAGCCTGCGCTCCGATGGAGCACAGCCGCTGCGGGTGCAGGGACTCCCTGGCGGCGTGCGACGGCCGCAGCGGCTGCAGCTCAGCCTCCGTGGAACCCGCCTGAGCGCCAGTGTGGATGGCCGATCGATGCTGCTGGCCCCCAGCACCCTGGTGACGGTGCAAAACGACGACCCACGGGGCATCTGGCTCGGGTCCCGTCGGTACCGCGGTGTGCTGCGCATCAGTGGCCGAGGCGGGAGTTTGCGGGTGGTCAACAGCCTGGGCGTCGAGACCTATCTGGCCAGTGTTGTCGGCAGCGAAATGCCCCACCGCTGGCCTCTGGCCGCCCTGCAGGCTCAGGCAGTGGCGGCCCGCACGTATGCCCTGAAACAACGCAGCCGCGGTGGTGCCTGGGATGTGAAGGCCACGGTGGCGAGTCAGGTATACCGCGGCGTGGAGTCGGAAACCCCGAGCACCCGGAAGGCGGTGGCCAGCACCCGTTCGCTGGTGCTCGTGCACGGTGGTCGCTTGATCGATGCTGTCTTTCACAGCAGTTCTGGTGGGGTGACCGAGGCGAGCGGGATGGTCTGGCGCCGTCAGTATCCCTATCTGGTCAGCGTCCCCGACCATGACCAGCACAGCCCGGTGCACCGCTGGGAACAATGGTTTGATCCGGCTGGGCTACGTCAGCGGCTGCCCGAAACCGGTGGGCTCCAGGCCGTTGAGGTGCTGAGTCGTTCAGGCAGCGGTCGCGTCCGCCAGGCCCGCGTGCGCGGCCCTGGCGGGTCACTGGTGCTCAGCGGCAGCGAGCTGCGCAAGCGGTTGGGTCTCAAAAGCACTCTGGTTAACTTTGAAATGGTGACGGGGAGGCAGCGCTCCCCTGTTGAGCGTCATGTGCGGCGGGTGAACGCAGCCGCCAGTGGTGGCTCCCGCATCGATCGGATCACGGCATCGGTGGCCCGCCAGAGGGGAGGACGCCCGCCCCTGTTGGCGGCCCCTCCGCCGTTGCTGGTCAGTAAGACCTCGGTGCGTCGTTGGTCCGCGGGCGGCCTTCAGCTGTTGGTGAAGGGCCAGGGCTATGGCCATGGCGTTGGCATGAGTCAGTGGGGAGCCCACGGTCTGGCGGAGCAGGGTGCCGACTTCCGCTCGATTCTTCAGCACTACTACCGCGGGGCTGAGGTCATTCCCTACCGGCCGCACCACGACCCATCGCTGGCGCTGAAGCCCCCAACGGAGCCACTCTGGAGAGACATGCCGATTTCGCCTTTTGGCACGGTTTCCCTGTCATCTGCAACGCCATTCCAGTGACACGGATCTCTGCGCTGTGCTGGCGGCCCATCTGGAGCGACATCTGCGCAGTTGGCAGGGGCCGGATCCCTTGAAGCCCTTGGGTCTGGCTACCGGCCGCACGATGGAGCCGCTGTATCGCACCCTGGTCGAACGGCTGCTGTCCTGGTCTGCCGATGAGCTGGAGGCCCTGCGCGGCCGATGGTGCAGTTTCAACCTGGACGAATACCTCGGACTCTCGGCGGAAGATCCCCGGGGCTACCGGGCCTACATGACCCACCACCTGGCTGCACCGTTGGGCTTGCCCGCCTCAGCGGTGCATCTTCCCGACAGCACTGCCGCTGACGGAGCGGCTGCTGCGCGGCGTTACGGCGAGCAGCTCAGCGGTTGTGGGGGCATCGGCCTGCAGCTTCTGGGGCTCGGCAGCAATGGTCATGTGGGTTTCAATGAGCCGCCTTGCCCTCCTGATCAGCACTGCCATGAGGTGGAGCTGACCTCTGCGACCCGGCAGCAGAACGCGGTGCTCTTCGATGGTCGCGTTGAGGCTGTTCCCCAGCGGGCCATCACCCTGGGCCTCTGGGAGATCCTCGAGGCCGCTGAAATTCATCTTGTGGTGACCGGCGCTGCCAAGGCCGGCATCCTCAAGCGGCTGCTGGCTTTAAGCGAGCCGGATCCTGCGCTGCCCGCCAGCTGGCTGCTGACCCATCCAAATGTCTGGCTCTGGTGCGATGCAGCGGCTTTAGCTTGAACGGCCTAAAGCAGTGGCGATGAGTATCGACCCCGTGGAACGGCGCCTTGAGCAGAGTTTTGAGGCGGAACGCTGGACGCGCTTCATTCAGGACTGCCAGGACCTGGAGCAGTTGCGCGAGATGGCCTTGGCTTTGGTACAGCAGTTGGCCCAGCAGAAGGCAGCCAGTGCCTGGATGGCAACCCGTGCCTCGGAATCGGAGAACGCCAAGTTGGAGATGCTGGCCCGGCTGATTCGTCAGCAACCCGATGGAACGGGGGAGGAGGCGGCCGGCCCCCCCTGAGGAATCCCGCCGCCGGTTGTGTCGGGTCTTCAGTGTTCCTTTTGCCAGCGGCTCAGGTGTGATGGGGAGAACTTGTGGCCGTGTTTGGCGCCGACCTTGACCACGCAGGAGTTGTCCTTGCCGCAGCGCTGCACCTCATCGCGTAGGGAGTCGTTGCTCTGCACCCGCGACATGAACGTCTCCAGCTGTTTCATGGACATGGCGATCCTCAAGAAGGGATGCCTTCGGCCTAGCGCTGGCATTGCCCTGGGCTCAGGGGCACAAGCTTTGGTGCGGATTTGCTGACGACAAACTTCAAGGAGGCTCAGTCGAGCTCCATCCCGTCGGCGAGATCGAGGTTGGCGCTGACGCTGCGCACATCGTCGAGCCCTTCGAGGGCGTCCAGCAGTTTCAGGCAGCTGCGGGCGATGTCGGGATCACTTACCGAAACGCTGGTCTGGGCGGACCAGTGATGGCCCCACTCCCGCACATCCCAGTCAGCACAGCGCAAGCCGTCCTGAAGGCTCTCCAAGGTCTCGAATGGACCATGCACCATCACAGCCCCGTCCAAGAGCTCATAGCCATCGGCGTCCAGCTCCAGGAGGCTTTCCAGCAGCCGTTCCTCGTCCTCGGGGCCGGCGTTCAGGATCACTTCGCTGCGGTGCTCAAACAGATAGGCCACGCAGCCGTTTTCCCCAAGGTTTCCCCCGTTCTTGCTGAAGGCCAGTCGTAGATCTGCAGCGGTGCGGTTGCGGTTGTCGGTGAGCGCCTCCACCAGCACTGCCATTCCGTTGGGGCCATAGCCCTCGTATCGCACCTCCTCCAGTTGAGCTCCATCACCCGCCTGTCCTGAACCTTTGGCGATGGCGCGATCGATGTTGGAAGCGGGAACTCCAGCGGCGCGGGCTTTGCTGATGGCCGTCCGCAACTGAAAATTCCCGGCGGGATCGGCTCCGGCACGGGCCGCCACCATGATTTCTCGCCCCAGCCGGGTGAACACCGCACCTCTTTTGGCGTCGATGACGGCCTTGGTGCGTTTGATCTGGGACCATTTGCTGTGGCCAGCCATCGCGTCAGGGCAGGGCGGGATGCGCTCGGAGAGTACAGACCGACAGGGTGGTTTCAGCCTGCTGCATCGAACACCACCTTGGGTCGCAACAGACCTTCGCTCTCGCGGTGGCCGATGCCGGCCATGCTCCCATCCGCGTTGCACACCACCACCGCCTCTCCAGCACCGGGATCCATCGCGATGCGACGGCCACAGCGCCAGTCGTTCTGTTCGGCTTCGCTGAGATCACGCCGGGGCAGGGCCCCCAGGGCCACAAGCGGGGACAGGGGATCGGGCGGCGCAGCATCTCGTTCCGGCAGCGGATGGGCCTGGTGTGCATGGAACCCCAGGGCCTGGGTGCGGCGCAGCGAGGCCAGACAGCCTCCACAGCCGATGCTGGCCCCCAGATCCCG
This window harbors:
- the rnz gene encoding ribonuclease Z gives rise to the protein MQVTFLGTSSGVPTRARNVSAVALRLPQRSEMWLFDCGEGTQHQFLRSDLRLSQLRRVFITHMHGDHVFGLPGLLASLGLAGSSPAGVDLYGPDPLESYLSGVLRTSSTRIGYPLTVHRVRDAAEQGTLLFEDDDFTVRCTPLTHRVPAYAYRIEQKPLAGRFDIEKARELNIPPGPIYAQLKRGETVTLEDGRSIDGTSLCGEERPGVSVVYCTDTVFCEAAVELARGADLLIHESTFAHGEAEMAFQKQHSTSTMAAQTAAEAGVGQLVLTHLSPRYVPGNPVTPQDLLDEAKAIFPNTLLAKDFLSIDVKPRCNSS
- a CDS encoding SpoIID/LytB domain-containing protein — its product is MLLRAHAAIWLNPGTGGTLGRPSISSVRRAFVAVGLVLVAVIAPSPMALARGREPQMRVLLLENNQVSLRSDGAQPLRVQGLPGGVRRPQRLQLSLRGTRLSASVDGRSMLLAPSTLVTVQNDDPRGIWLGSRRYRGVLRISGRGGSLRVVNSLGVETYLASVVGSEMPHRWPLAALQAQAVAARTYALKQRSRGGAWDVKATVASQVYRGVESETPSTRKAVASTRSLVLVHGGRLIDAVFHSSSGGVTEASGMVWRRQYPYLVSVPDHDQHSPVHRWEQWFDPAGLRQRLPETGGLQAVEVLSRSGSGRVRQARVRGPGGSLVLSGSELRKRLGLKSTLVNFEMVTGRQRSPVERHVRRVNAAASGGSRIDRITASVARQRGGRPPLLAAPPPLLVSKTSVRRWSAGGLQLLVKGQGYGHGVGMSQWGAHGLAEQGADFRSILQHYYRGAEVIPYRPHHDPSLALKPPTEPLWRDMPISPFGTVSLSSATPFQ
- a CDS encoding glucosamine-6-phosphate deaminase translates to MARFPCHLQRHSSDTDLCAVLAAHLERHLRSWQGPDPLKPLGLATGRTMEPLYRTLVERLLSWSADELEALRGRWCSFNLDEYLGLSAEDPRGYRAYMTHHLAAPLGLPASAVHLPDSTAADGAAAARRYGEQLSGCGGIGLQLLGLGSNGHVGFNEPPCPPDQHCHEVELTSATRQQNAVLFDGRVEAVPQRAITLGLWEILEAAEIHLVVTGAAKAGILKRLLALSEPDPALPASWLLTHPNVWLWCDAAALA
- a CDS encoding Nif11 family protein, with amino-acid sequence MSMKQLETFMSRVQSNDSLRDEVQRCGKDNSCVVKVGAKHGHKFSPSHLSRWQKEH
- a CDS encoding YebC/PmpR family DNA-binding transcriptional regulator, whose amino-acid sequence is MAGHSKWSQIKRTKAVIDAKRGAVFTRLGREIMVAARAGADPAGNFQLRTAISKARAAGVPASNIDRAIAKGSGQAGDGAQLEEVRYEGYGPNGMAVLVEALTDNRNRTAADLRLAFSKNGGNLGENGCVAYLFEHRSEVILNAGPEDEERLLESLLELDADGYELLDGAVMVHGPFETLESLQDGLRCADWDVREWGHHWSAQTSVSVSDPDIARSCLKLLDALEGLDDVRSVSANLDLADGMELD